A single genomic interval of Fibrobacter sp. UWB4 harbors:
- a CDS encoding aspartate carbamoyltransferase catalytic subunit encodes MSALEIKHLFGLRGVSKHDIRLILDHAKQFREILERPVKKVPSLRGMTVVNLFFENSTRTRTSFELAEKRLSADTVNFASSNSSVKKGETLVDTLRNIEAMKIDIVVVRHKGTGVPKFLADNSKAIIVNAGDGAHEHPTQALLDMLTIEEKLGTLEGKNVTIIGDIRHSRVARSNLWGMSTMGAHVTLCGPSTLVPRNTELMNHVTWEPDVKKAVANADAIIALRLQKERMDDALLPSMREYRNTFGITEELLECAKDKIIIMHPGPINRGVELDSDIADGEHSVILDQVTNGVAVRMAVLFLLAGGRNNENA; translated from the coding sequence GTGAGCGCTTTGGAAATTAAACATCTGTTTGGACTCCGTGGAGTATCCAAGCATGATATCCGCCTGATTCTGGATCATGCAAAACAGTTCCGCGAAATTCTCGAACGCCCGGTCAAAAAGGTCCCGAGCCTCCGGGGCATGACGGTCGTGAACTTGTTCTTCGAGAACAGCACACGTACGCGCACCAGCTTTGAACTTGCCGAAAAGCGACTCTCCGCCGATACGGTGAACTTCGCAAGTTCCAACTCCAGCGTCAAGAAGGGCGAAACGCTTGTCGATACGCTCCGCAATATCGAAGCCATGAAAATCGATATCGTGGTTGTCCGTCACAAGGGAACCGGTGTGCCGAAGTTCCTTGCCGATAACAGCAAGGCCATCATCGTGAACGCTGGCGACGGTGCGCATGAACATCCGACGCAGGCTCTCCTCGACATGCTGACAATCGAAGAAAAGCTCGGAACGCTCGAAGGCAAGAATGTGACCATCATTGGCGATATCCGCCACAGCCGCGTCGCCCGCAGTAACCTCTGGGGCATGTCCACGATGGGCGCTCATGTGACGCTCTGCGGACCTTCGACGCTTGTACCGCGCAACACGGAACTCATGAACCATGTGACATGGGAACCGGACGTGAAGAAGGCTGTCGCCAATGCCGACGCTATCATCGCTCTCCGCTTGCAAAAGGAACGCATGGACGATGCCCTCCTCCCGAGCATGCGCGAATACCGCAACACATTCGGCATCACGGAAGAACTCCTCGAATGCGCTAAGGACAAGATCATCATCATGCACCCGGGTCCAATCAACCGCGGCGTGGAACTCGATTCCGACATCGCCGATGGCGAACATTCTGTAATTCTTGATCAGGTGACCAACGGTGTTGCAGTCCGTATGGCCGTTCTCTTCCTTTTGGCTGGAGGTCGCAACAATGAAAATGCGTAA